A genomic window from Candidatus Methylacidiphilum fumarolicum includes:
- a CDS encoding CHAD domain-containing protein has translation MEKLTRRISKQQESLNLWDTASKDLLKWKNPESFAEQIHDLRVLGKKLRALYYFFKPILDCRLLEKEKHRVKMAMSSLGSIRDSHVSIDILRKIKKDYPQLIIPNKIDRFLEEQSLEWNQSQSFSNGDKMDASKKLVSVMEVLLEAKEKLLSQLSKRAIEKKIILERLTKGFKAVKKTMEKAIEEESADSFHRWRLKTKRFYYLLDLCMRQNNSKGLSKVLKKFKQIEQLLGQAHDFHVLASFLTQLKPPKEGQNKSFKNFVLLLDTLEKEKEKKALSVAKKVVTADFEKNIQHIFN, from the coding sequence ATGGAAAAGCTAACTAGAAGAATAAGCAAGCAGCAGGAAAGCCTCAATCTATGGGATACTGCCTCCAAGGACCTTTTGAAATGGAAAAATCCAGAAAGCTTCGCTGAGCAGATCCATGATCTGAGAGTCTTAGGCAAAAAATTGCGTGCCCTTTATTATTTTTTTAAGCCAATACTTGATTGCCGTCTTTTAGAAAAAGAAAAGCATCGAGTCAAGATGGCTATGTCAAGCTTAGGTTCTATAAGAGATTCGCATGTGTCGATAGATATTCTTAGAAAAATTAAGAAAGATTATCCTCAATTGATAATTCCCAACAAAATTGATCGTTTTTTGGAAGAACAATCGTTGGAATGGAACCAAAGCCAATCCTTTTCTAATGGAGATAAGATGGATGCTTCTAAGAAGCTTGTTTCGGTTATGGAAGTGCTTTTAGAAGCCAAAGAAAAGCTGCTTAGTCAATTATCTAAACGGGCAATCGAAAAAAAAATAATCTTAGAAAGGTTAACAAAAGGCTTTAAGGCTGTAAAAAAAACAATGGAAAAAGCTATAGAAGAAGAATCGGCTGATTCATTTCATCGTTGGAGGCTCAAAACAAAGAGATTTTACTATCTTCTTGATCTTTGCATGCGGCAAAACAATTCTAAAGGGCTAAGCAAAGTCCTAAAAAAATTTAAACAGATCGAACAACTACTTGGTCAAGCACATGACTTTCATGTGCTGGCCTCTTTTCTTACGCAATTGAAACCTCCTAAAGAAGGACAGAACAAATCATTCAAAAACTTTGTTTTGCTACTGGATACTCTTGAAAAGGAAAAGGAAAAAAAAGCGTTATCAGTGGCTAAAAAAGTTGTAACGGCTGATTTTGAAAAAAACATTCAACATATTTTTAATTAA
- a CDS encoding ABC transporter ATP-binding protein, whose protein sequence is MLKVVNIKKTFNGTVVLDGVNFEILEGDRFMIIGRSGGGKSVLLRIILGLIKPDSGEVWYKGQNIVMLSERKLAPLRRDMGMVFQNGALFDFMTVEENVAFALREKGGMSEKEIKKEVSELLERLLLKGQEKKMPSELSGGMRKRVAVARAVIAKPKIIFFDEPTAGLDPIASSELNALICSLNKEFNVTTVIVTHDMEAVRQLGITVAMLYNGKIYRIGTPQEFETSMDPVIRNFVHGIIESEARCN, encoded by the coding sequence ATGCTGAAGGTAGTCAATATCAAAAAAACTTTCAATGGAACTGTTGTTTTAGATGGAGTCAATTTTGAAATCCTTGAAGGAGACCGGTTCATGATTATTGGAAGGAGCGGAGGGGGTAAAAGTGTCCTTTTACGCATTATTCTTGGCTTAATAAAGCCAGATTCTGGGGAAGTTTGGTATAAGGGTCAAAATATTGTAATGCTTTCAGAAAGAAAACTTGCTCCCTTACGGAGAGATATGGGAATGGTTTTTCAGAATGGTGCCCTATTTGATTTTATGACCGTTGAAGAAAATGTTGCTTTTGCCTTGCGGGAAAAGGGAGGAATGAGTGAAAAAGAGATTAAGAAAGAAGTGAGTGAACTTTTAGAAAGGCTATTGTTAAAAGGTCAGGAAAAGAAGATGCCGTCTGAACTTAGTGGAGGAATGCGAAAAAGAGTAGCCGTGGCTCGTGCAGTTATAGCGAAACCGAAGATCATATTTTTCGATGAACCAACTGCTGGACTTGATCCTATAGCCTCTTCGGAACTTAACGCTCTTATTTGTTCTTTAAATAAAGAATTTAATGTGACTACTGTTATAGTTACCCACGATATGGAGGCGGTTCGGCAACTGGGAATCACTGTAGCCATGCTCTATAATGGTAAAATTTACAGGATAGGGACTCCCCAAGAGTTTGAGACTTCAATGGATCCTGTGATTCGTAATTTTGTACATGGGATTATAGAATCCGAAGCGAGGTGTAATTGA
- the glgP gene encoding alpha-glucan family phosphorylase, with product MNHLKNSFYRTIAYFSMEIAVDERIPTYSGGLGVLAGDTLSAAASVGFSMVGVSLLYRKGYFFQKIDEQGVQREEPVEWAVDDFLVEQQPRVTIQLENRVVTVRCWLYEIEQNEHKVPVYFLDTDLPENDPYDRSLSGFLYGGDDRYRLCQEAVLGIGGVRMLRALGYKKIDRFHMNEGHSSLLTLELLREISETKHEPISWEDIEAVRALCVFTTHTPVASGHDKFPLSLVKEVLPFFPFYYGELRDIFCCGDFLNMTYLALNLSHYINGVAKRHSEVSRMLFSHYEIDAITNGVHVPSWVSQPIQELFDKHIPHWREDIFSIRYAIAIPLKQIWEAHLINKRHLLDFVNRQKNIGMEIDNFTIGFARRMTAYKRPELIFSNLDRLKSIAKAIGPLQLVFAGKAHPKDEEGKKIIQRIHAIHSSLSPEVKLVFLENYDLALAKRIVAGVDLWLNNPLPPLEASGTSGMKAAINGVPSLSVLDGWWIEGCIEGMTGWSIGMDHFQKKEGIEDDHSNDRDANALYDKLEKVVMPLFYKNKDAYSLIMRSCIAINGSFFNAQRMLMQYVIKAYY from the coding sequence ATGAATCATTTAAAAAATTCTTTCTATCGCACTATTGCTTATTTTTCAATGGAAATCGCTGTTGATGAGCGCATTCCCACTTATAGTGGGGGACTTGGTGTTTTGGCTGGAGACACATTAAGTGCCGCTGCTTCGGTCGGCTTTTCCATGGTTGGAGTTAGTCTGCTTTATCGCAAAGGGTATTTCTTTCAAAAGATAGATGAGCAGGGAGTTCAAAGAGAAGAACCTGTAGAATGGGCTGTTGATGATTTTCTTGTAGAACAGCAACCTCGAGTAACAATTCAACTGGAAAATAGAGTGGTGACGGTTCGATGTTGGCTCTATGAAATTGAGCAGAATGAGCATAAAGTTCCCGTTTATTTTTTGGATACCGATCTTCCAGAAAACGATCCTTATGATAGAAGTCTTAGTGGTTTTTTATATGGTGGAGATGATCGCTATAGATTGTGTCAAGAGGCTGTTTTAGGGATTGGAGGCGTACGGATGCTTCGGGCTTTAGGCTATAAGAAAATAGACAGATTTCACATGAATGAAGGCCATTCGAGCCTCTTGACTCTTGAGTTGCTTAGAGAAATATCTGAAACAAAGCATGAGCCTATTTCTTGGGAGGATATCGAAGCGGTTCGAGCCCTTTGTGTTTTCACAACGCATACACCGGTGGCTTCCGGTCATGATAAGTTCCCTCTTTCTCTTGTAAAAGAGGTTTTACCTTTCTTCCCTTTTTATTATGGGGAGCTCAGGGATATTTTCTGTTGTGGGGACTTCTTAAACATGACTTATCTAGCTTTAAATCTTAGTCATTATATTAACGGCGTTGCTAAAAGACATTCGGAAGTTTCTCGAATGCTCTTCTCTCATTATGAAATAGATGCCATCACTAATGGGGTCCATGTCCCCTCTTGGGTCAGTCAGCCAATTCAGGAACTTTTTGATAAACATATTCCTCACTGGAGAGAGGATATTTTCAGTATTCGTTATGCTATTGCTATTCCTTTAAAGCAAATTTGGGAAGCCCATTTGATTAACAAGAGGCATTTGTTGGACTTTGTGAATAGACAGAAAAACATTGGTATGGAGATTGATAATTTTACAATTGGTTTTGCCCGAAGAATGACCGCATACAAAAGACCGGAGCTTATTTTTTCGAATCTTGATCGGCTAAAGTCTATTGCAAAAGCAATAGGACCGCTGCAATTAGTCTTTGCAGGCAAGGCGCATCCTAAAGACGAAGAGGGTAAAAAAATTATCCAAAGAATACATGCTATCCATTCTTCTCTGAGTCCTGAAGTAAAACTTGTTTTTTTAGAAAATTATGATTTGGCTTTAGCTAAAAGGATTGTGGCTGGAGTCGATCTCTGGTTAAACAATCCGCTACCGCCATTGGAAGCTTCTGGAACGAGTGGGATGAAAGCGGCTATCAACGGTGTTCCCTCTTTGAGCGTTCTGGATGGATGGTGGATAGAGGGTTGCATTGAGGGGATGACTGGATGGTCTATTGGGATGGATCATTTTCAAAAAAAAGAAGGAATAGAAGATGACCATAGCAACGATCGGGATGCTAATGCTCTCTATGACAAACTGGAAAAAGTAGTTATGCCCCTCTTTTATAAGAATAAGGATGCCTATTCATTAATCATGCGTTCCTGCATCGCCATTAACGGTTCTTTTTTTAATGCACAACGGATGCTCATGCAGTATGTAATAAAAGCCTATTATTGA
- a CDS encoding transposase, producing MGHCWEHLWTQAYCVGTAGAVSAKVIRHYITACQGK from the coding sequence ATTGGGCATTGCTGGGAACACTTATGGACGCAAGCCTACTGTGTGGGAACGGCTGGGGCAGTATCGGCGAAAGTCATTCGTCATTACATCACAGCATGCCAAGGCAAATAG
- a CDS encoding exo-beta-N-acetylmuramidase NamZ family protein, producing MKRSLLGPFLFIFFVSIHNFISCLNAAVLLGIDVLREENFASLKGKRVGLITNQSGVDSHGVPTRLILQKAPGVKLVSLFAPEHGIEGKIKAGDEVPSHRDRLTGLKVFSLYGETKKPTQAMLKNLDCLVFDVQDIGCRSYTFVSTMVAAMEACGEAGIPFYVLDRPNPLGGLRVEGPLVNPSWKSFVSFIPVPYVHGMTVGEIAQMANGRGFISHPCRLYVIPMKGWNRSMVWQDTGLRWIPTSPNIPREDTPVYYVVTGLVGSLSGLELGTGTTEAFRLIAAKGLDGYRLAREINGLNLPGVLAVPRSINGLIGLELQIDPKTPANLTALAVFLASRINNMAHPSPFQRSSVAHKNLFFKVYGSPLILTELNTYKSLQSIARKWAYDLNAFLLARNSYLLYPSKEIILENKIPIKKAQKVKRTEDSESFN from the coding sequence ATGAAAAGATCCCTGTTGGGTCCATTTCTTTTCATTTTTTTTGTTTCAATTCACAACTTCATCTCCTGTCTCAATGCAGCTGTTCTTCTTGGGATTGATGTTCTAAGGGAAGAAAATTTCGCCTCCTTAAAAGGGAAAAGAGTAGGACTTATTACTAATCAAAGTGGTGTAGATTCCCATGGAGTGCCTACTAGACTGATACTCCAAAAGGCACCTGGAGTCAAACTCGTCAGCCTTTTTGCCCCAGAGCATGGCATTGAAGGAAAAATCAAAGCCGGAGATGAAGTACCCTCTCATCGAGATAGACTGACGGGCTTAAAGGTTTTTTCCCTCTATGGAGAAACAAAAAAACCAACTCAAGCAATGCTAAAAAATCTTGATTGTTTAGTTTTCGATGTTCAGGACATTGGCTGTAGAAGCTATACTTTCGTAAGCACTATGGTGGCAGCGATGGAGGCTTGTGGCGAAGCCGGCATTCCTTTTTACGTACTGGATAGGCCTAATCCCCTTGGTGGACTACGTGTGGAGGGGCCACTGGTTAATCCCAGCTGGAAATCATTCGTCAGTTTTATTCCAGTACCTTATGTTCATGGAATGACTGTGGGAGAAATAGCCCAGATGGCTAATGGCAGGGGGTTCATCTCGCATCCCTGTAGACTTTATGTAATTCCCATGAAAGGATGGAATCGATCCATGGTATGGCAAGATACCGGCTTACGATGGATCCCTACCTCACCCAATATACCAAGAGAAGACACCCCTGTTTACTATGTCGTCACAGGTCTTGTTGGTAGTCTATCAGGACTTGAGCTTGGAACAGGCACAACAGAAGCCTTTAGGTTGATAGCAGCTAAAGGACTGGATGGCTATCGGTTGGCAAGAGAAATAAACGGATTGAATCTTCCTGGAGTCCTTGCTGTTCCTAGATCTATTAATGGACTTATTGGATTAGAATTGCAGATCGACCCTAAAACTCCTGCAAATCTCACTGCTCTTGCTGTCTTTCTTGCGTCTCGAATCAACAACATGGCCCATCCAAGTCCTTTCCAAAGATCTTCTGTTGCCCATAAAAATCTTTTTTTCAAAGTCTATGGCAGTCCTCTTATTCTGACAGAGCTCAATACCTACAAGTCCCTTCAATCCATTGCACGAAAATGGGCTTATGACCTAAACGCTTTTTTATTAGCCAGAAACAGTTATTTGCTCTATCCAAGTAAGGAAATAATCCTAGAGAACAAAATTCCCATCAAAAAGGCACAGAAGGTCAAAAGGACTGAGGACTCTGAATCTTTTAATTAA
- a CDS encoding MlaD family protein, with protein MEPKNLELKVGLFLLIGLAILGALIIYFGRYGEKFRPSYQVTVEFPNAYGLIKGAPVYFAGAPVGRVISTPRQIREGRAVEVDIKINADAKIRKDALFQIVDVGMLGDKAIAITPKGVTAPFLRNGDKVRGTRASTLSDVTSQITPLINSATQLLEGAGTIVNRINQNVLTEETASDLRATIKELRLVLSRTDQLLADAQYGKGPLAKILNDPEISENLSAFVFNLRKKGILFYSDVAAKEEAKEESAQAREGTKTKGPVLKAKMGKSNVK; from the coding sequence ATGGAACCAAAAAATTTAGAACTGAAGGTGGGTTTATTTCTTTTGATAGGGCTGGCGATTTTAGGGGCATTGATCATTTATTTCGGCCGGTATGGGGAAAAATTTCGTCCTTCTTATCAAGTTACTGTCGAGTTTCCTAATGCTTATGGATTGATTAAGGGTGCTCCTGTTTATTTTGCGGGTGCTCCAGTTGGTAGAGTGATCAGTACCCCGCGGCAAATTAGGGAGGGGAGGGCGGTGGAGGTGGATATAAAAATTAACGCTGATGCTAAAATCCGTAAGGATGCTTTGTTCCAAATTGTAGATGTAGGGATGTTAGGGGATAAAGCTATTGCGATTACTCCTAAAGGAGTAACGGCTCCTTTTTTGCGGAATGGGGATAAGGTTCGGGGAACTAGAGCTTCAACCCTGAGTGATGTGACCAGTCAGATTACCCCTTTAATAAATTCGGCAACCCAATTACTTGAAGGGGCGGGAACCATTGTCAACAGGATCAATCAGAATGTATTGACAGAGGAAACTGCATCTGATCTTCGAGCTACTATAAAGGAGTTGCGGTTGGTTTTGAGTCGAACTGATCAACTACTTGCAGACGCTCAGTATGGTAAGGGACCACTCGCAAAGATTCTTAACGACCCTGAAATTTCAGAAAATCTGTCCGCTTTCGTTTTCAATCTCCGGAAAAAAGGCATTCTTTTTTATTCGGATGTTGCTGCCAAAGAAGAAGCTAAAGAAGAATCGGCGCAAGCCCGAGAAGGGACAAAAACCAAAGGCCCGGTTCTAAAGGCAAAAATGGGAAAAAGCAATGTCAAATAG
- a CDS encoding MlaE family ABC transporter permease, whose product MIQRLGHQCIQFLRSTGEIFFLLLDTIYSFFSFPLRWKLFLMQILSIGAKSQIIVLITGAFTGAVFAAQVQFHFGKLGMSSATGPVVTLAMLRELGPVLCALMVSGRVGSAMAAEISTMRVTEQIDALRALGVYVTQYLVVPRFLGLVVSMPLLVAITSGIGILCGYLVSVPLLGVEPAYYWENTIRFTSLDDVWMGELKGMFFGGLIVLISCYRGLNCQLSAEGVGIAATQAMVYSSISILISNFFFSFLMNILFAG is encoded by the coding sequence TTGATACAGCGTCTTGGACATCAGTGTATTCAATTTTTAAGAAGCACGGGTGAAATTTTTTTCCTCCTTCTCGATACCATTTATTCCTTTTTTAGTTTTCCATTACGTTGGAAGCTGTTTTTGATGCAGATTTTATCTATTGGGGCAAAATCCCAGATTATAGTTTTAATAACCGGAGCTTTTACAGGTGCTGTTTTTGCAGCCCAAGTGCAGTTTCATTTTGGAAAACTTGGGATGAGTTCAGCTACGGGCCCAGTCGTAACTTTAGCCATGTTAAGGGAATTGGGGCCTGTCCTCTGTGCTCTAATGGTGTCGGGCCGGGTAGGTTCTGCAATGGCTGCAGAAATTTCAACAATGAGAGTGACCGAACAGATTGACGCCTTGAGGGCTCTGGGAGTATACGTGACCCAATATCTGGTTGTGCCGCGTTTTTTGGGCCTGGTTGTTTCTATGCCGTTGCTTGTGGCTATTACTTCTGGGATAGGTATCCTCTGTGGCTATTTGGTCTCTGTGCCATTGCTGGGAGTGGAGCCTGCTTATTATTGGGAAAATACAATCAGATTTACATCGCTCGATGATGTATGGATGGGAGAATTAAAAGGGATGTTTTTTGGGGGGCTGATTGTATTGATTAGCTGCTATCGGGGACTTAATTGTCAATTAAGTGCTGAAGGAGTAGGGATTGCTGCGACGCAGGCAATGGTATATTCTTCGATATCCATTCTTATTTCTAACTTTTTCTTTAGTTTTCTTATGAATATCCTGTTTGCAGGATAA
- a CDS encoding PPK2 family polyphosphate kinase, which yields MNTAAYLIKEGQKVFLADFDPADTGHFKSKEEALTKLGADIEKMISLQDRFYARNTYSLLIILQGMDCAGKDSLIKHVLSGLNPQGVEVYSFKKPTVEELEHDFLWRCWKRLPAKGHIGIFNRSYYEELLVTRVHPELLEKERLPQQTFDEKFWEKRFSAINHFEQFLVENGLLIIKFFLHLSKKEQDKRLAERIERDDKQWKISFSDLMERKKWHEYISAYEKLLVETSTKHCPWYIIPADHKWYSQLLAASIIVEKMEALQLDYPKLNEEEKEKLKALFYD from the coding sequence ATGAATACGGCTGCTTATCTAATTAAAGAAGGGCAAAAGGTCTTTTTAGCGGATTTTGATCCTGCCGATACAGGGCATTTTAAGAGTAAAGAAGAGGCTTTAACAAAGCTGGGTGCAGATATAGAAAAAATGATCAGTTTACAGGATAGATTTTATGCCCGGAATACCTATTCTTTACTGATTATTCTACAAGGAATGGATTGTGCGGGGAAGGATAGTCTGATTAAACATGTTTTGTCTGGATTAAATCCGCAGGGTGTTGAGGTTTATAGTTTTAAAAAACCCACAGTTGAGGAATTAGAACATGACTTTTTGTGGCGATGTTGGAAAAGATTACCGGCCAAAGGTCACATTGGAATTTTCAATAGATCTTATTATGAAGAACTTCTGGTGACCAGGGTCCATCCAGAACTTCTCGAAAAAGAAAGGCTTCCTCAACAGACTTTTGATGAAAAATTCTGGGAAAAAAGATTTTCAGCCATCAACCACTTTGAACAGTTTCTTGTAGAAAACGGACTCTTGATTATCAAGTTTTTTCTTCATTTGTCAAAAAAAGAGCAGGATAAGCGATTGGCGGAAAGAATCGAAAGGGATGATAAGCAGTGGAAAATATCTTTTTCGGACCTGATGGAAAGAAAAAAATGGCATGAGTATATTTCTGCCTATGAAAAGCTGCTTGTTGAGACTTCTACCAAACACTGTCCTTGGTACATTATACCAGCAGATCATAAGTGGTACAGCCAACTGCTGGCTGCTAGCATAATCGTAGAAAAAATGGAAGCCTTACAATTGGATTATCCCAAATTAAATGAAGAGGAAAAAGAAAAGTTAAAAGCTCTATTTTATGACTAA
- the ispD gene encoding 2-C-methyl-D-erythritol 4-phosphate cytidylyltransferase, protein MNAFIGTILVAAGQSKRMGFDKIFKPFANGLCPLEICLHRILNSPLVGQIVVVVSKENFERAMEKISTLCHDKDIKIAEGGKERQDSVYQGLLALDPLWEYVMVHDSARPFIKEELISVVFQAAREVGAAVCGKPCSDTLKEVDMDGKILKTLDRSKIWTVQTPQIFKRSLLEKAYMALQNQGDIVTDDASAVERIGGTVKVVFYKGNNMKMTLQEDWDIANLLLQKEKFN, encoded by the coding sequence ATGAATGCTTTTATAGGAACTATTCTTGTTGCGGCAGGACAAAGCAAGCGGATGGGTTTTGACAAGATATTCAAACCGTTTGCTAATGGACTATGTCCTTTAGAAATCTGTTTGCATAGAATTCTGAACTCTCCTTTAGTGGGACAAATTGTAGTGGTTGTATCGAAAGAAAATTTCGAAAGGGCGATGGAAAAAATTTCAACCCTTTGTCATGATAAAGATATAAAAATTGCAGAAGGGGGCAAAGAAAGGCAGGATTCGGTCTATCAGGGATTATTGGCTTTGGATCCGCTGTGGGAATATGTAATGGTTCATGACTCGGCTAGACCTTTTATTAAAGAAGAACTTATTTCAGTAGTCTTTCAGGCAGCAAGAGAAGTGGGAGCAGCTGTTTGCGGAAAGCCTTGTTCGGATACTCTAAAAGAAGTGGATATGGATGGAAAAATCCTTAAGACCCTGGACAGAAGCAAAATATGGACGGTGCAGACGCCTCAGATTTTTAAAAGGTCTTTATTGGAAAAGGCCTATATGGCATTACAAAACCAAGGGGATATAGTAACCGATGATGCCTCCGCGGTTGAGCGGATTGGAGGAACTGTAAAAGTCGTTTTCTATAAAGGAAATAACATGAAGATGACATTGCAAGAGGATTGGGATATAGCAAATCTCCTTTTGCAAAAGGAGAAATTCAACTAA
- a CDS encoding IS1634 family transposase, translating into MYLQEVRTRHKGKIYRSYIVRESYRVGKQVKTRRIANVTRLPEEAREVLAAALQKKRLVPVEGLEVQEALDYGGMAVLEEAWGRFDLDEVFASVGSERKQRLLKAMIFGRILFPSSKLALREEARGTLLAKVCGLEEKDLDEDELYRAMDELNGCWSGIEKKLYQGRQPQGASLVLYDLSSVYFEGEGPEGLAQYGYSRDHRQDRRQVLLAVATDGRGIPFHVEVLRGNRADRTTLTGLLVTLRRRFGIQEATFVFDGGMRSWWNLEILTGMELEYVTRSTRAKLQEILSRLPEDRQLWLTDRTRVLEIEQEGVRYVIAGGEWRAQRDRERRQNRIAQAEEVLRQITKAVRRQVNPVNLGSRVGRALQRLQAHKYFQYGVDEDGRFWWKLDQERVKEEEATDGWYLLETNLLATKASGQAVLTHYKQLAVVEAAFSELKSYLEVRPVYHWRPDRVRNHVRICFLAFWISARLGAEWVAKGFTEEVPKVLRRLQTIRLVNLSLKGQPLIGLFSQIPPKLNALLQKLDLLSLFASPPKWAM; encoded by the coding sequence ATGTACTTGCAGGAGGTCCGCACACGCCACAAAGGGAAGATTTACAGGTCCTATATTGTCCGAGAGTCCTACCGGGTGGGGAAGCAGGTGAAGACCCGCCGGATCGCCAACGTGACCCGGTTGCCGGAAGAAGCTCGGGAAGTGCTGGCGGCGGCCTTGCAAAAGAAGCGTCTTGTCCCTGTAGAGGGGCTCGAAGTCCAGGAGGCACTTGATTACGGAGGAATGGCCGTTCTCGAAGAAGCCTGGGGTCGCTTTGACCTCGATGAAGTCTTTGCCAGTGTTGGCTCGGAGCGGAAACAAAGGCTTTTAAAGGCGATGATTTTTGGCCGGATTCTCTTTCCTTCCTCGAAGCTGGCCCTTCGGGAGGAAGCGCGAGGAACTCTTCTGGCCAAGGTTTGTGGGCTCGAGGAGAAGGATCTGGATGAGGACGAGCTCTACCGGGCGATGGATGAGTTAAACGGCTGTTGGAGTGGGATTGAGAAGAAGCTTTACCAAGGGAGGCAACCGCAGGGGGCGAGCCTGGTGCTCTACGATCTATCAAGTGTTTACTTCGAAGGGGAGGGCCCTGAGGGACTGGCGCAATATGGCTATAGTCGGGATCACCGGCAGGATCGGCGACAAGTTCTTCTGGCGGTGGCTACGGATGGTCGGGGGATTCCGTTCCATGTGGAAGTGCTGAGAGGGAATCGGGCGGACCGCACGACCTTGACGGGGCTCTTGGTCACGCTCAGACGGAGGTTTGGGATCCAAGAGGCGACCTTCGTCTTCGATGGGGGGATGAGGAGTTGGTGGAACTTGGAGATCCTGACTGGCATGGAGCTGGAGTACGTGACCCGGTCGACTCGGGCCAAGCTTCAGGAGATTCTCAGTCGTCTGCCCGAAGATCGGCAGCTTTGGCTAACGGACCGGACGCGGGTACTGGAGATCGAACAGGAGGGAGTGCGCTATGTCATTGCGGGAGGAGAATGGCGGGCTCAGCGGGACCGCGAACGGCGACAAAACCGCATTGCCCAAGCAGAAGAGGTGCTCCGCCAGATCACGAAGGCGGTACGCCGGCAGGTGAATCCCGTGAATCTCGGCAGCCGGGTTGGCCGAGCGCTGCAGAGGCTCCAAGCGCACAAATACTTCCAGTACGGCGTCGACGAAGACGGCCGGTTCTGGTGGAAACTGGATCAGGAGCGGGTCAAGGAAGAAGAGGCGACTGACGGCTGGTATCTCTTGGAGACCAATCTCCTGGCGACCAAGGCTTCGGGCCAGGCGGTGCTCACCCACTATAAGCAGCTGGCTGTGGTCGAAGCCGCTTTCTCGGAGCTCAAGAGTTACCTGGAAGTCCGTCCCGTCTATCACTGGCGACCGGACCGAGTCCGCAACCATGTAAGGATCTGCTTCCTTGCCTTCTGGATAAGTGCGCGGCTCGGAGCCGAATGGGTGGCCAAGGGCTTTACCGAAGAGGTGCCCAAGGTGCTTCGGCGTCTTCAGACGATCCGCTTGGTCAACCTCTCTCTAAAAGGACAACCGCTGATTGGGCTCTTCTCTCAGATTCCCCCAAAGTTGAATGCCCTGCTTCAAAAGCTCGATCTACTTTCTCTCTTCGCTTCTCCGCCCAAGTGGGCAATGTAG
- the rpmG gene encoding 50S ribosomal protein L33, whose product MPREQIILECTEAKAEGKPASRYYGTKNKKLQQGKIELRKYNPFLRRHTLHREIK is encoded by the coding sequence ATGCCTAGAGAACAGATCATCCTTGAATGCACGGAAGCGAAGGCCGAAGGCAAACCTGCTTCTCGGTACTATGGAACAAAGAACAAAAAGTTACAACAAGGCAAAATTGAACTCAGAAAATATAATCCTTTTCTTAGACGTCACACCCTACATCGAGAAATTAAATAA